The following are encoded in a window of Pristis pectinata isolate sPriPec2 chromosome 1, sPriPec2.1.pri, whole genome shotgun sequence genomic DNA:
- the mbip gene encoding LOW QUALITY PROTEIN: MAP3K12-binding inhibitory protein 1 (The sequence of the model RefSeq protein was modified relative to this genomic sequence to represent the inferred CDS: inserted 2 bases in 1 codon), whose amino-acid sequence MATAARPATLLRADGEVGESVRAVLSSLVRFQEQGLLRLEVKIDYQALVMNKQDLVQFRAQTAKIRTSLCLWKVKDGSLIWRCSKITVDLGKLQSLPTLNLEHFSNLLQQHVLELQCISDKLNLLVRGDTSGTRNSGEKLLSTKPDSDLNSTATGYKQVLNKSINTRTKTFQKEAQCKPEGQDEPNMQSGTELVQIKASKDEIERRISAFIERKQAEINENNIREFCNVINCNLENSCARTDAVFTPHPGFKSHIKVSRVVNIYGPQTRTESEGEAAQKPNTMTQNCGNPAIEERLQNMETHLKLSAGGPVPMDVYQEXQKLEDRILHLEGLSPEYFQHVNFPSKRRKVQETVQGYSLIEIDEKINALKAVLLQKAGDQPLSIEANKMSI is encoded by the exons ATGGCGACGGCGGCGAGGCCGGCCACGCTCCTTCGGGCGGACGGTGAGGTGGGCGAGAGTGTCCGCGCCGTGCTCAGTTCACTCGTCCGATTTCAGGAGCAG gggctgctcaGACTGGAAGTCAAGATAGATTATCAAGCACTGGTGATGAATAAACAGGATTTGGTGCAATTTAGggcacaaacagcaaagatcagAACGAGCTTATGTTTATGGAAGGTGAAAGATGGGAG CTTAATTTGGAGATGTTCTAAAATTACCGTTGATCTAGGCAAGCTTCAGAGTCTGCCAACACTTAACCTGGAACATTTTAGCAACTTGCTCCAACAACACGTTCTTGAATTACAG TGTATTTCAGATAAGCTGAATTTATTGGTAAGAGGTGACACATCTGGGACAAGAAATTCAGGAGAAAAGTTGCTTTCCACAAAACCTGATAGTGACTTAAATTCAACAGCGACTGGCTACAAGCAAGTTTTGAATAAATCAATCAATACAAGaacaaaaacattccaaaaagAAGCACAATGTAAGCCTGAAGGACAAGATGAGCCAAATATGCAGAGTGGAACAGAATTGGTTCAGATCAAAGCAAGCAAAGATGAA ATTGAAAGAAGAATTTCGGCATTCATAGAGAGAAAACAGGCAGAGATCAATGAAAACAACATCCGTGAATTCTGTAATGTTATTAATTGTAATCTAG AAAACAGCTGTGCTAGAACAGATGCTGTTTTTACACCACATCCTGGTTTCAAAAGCCACATAAAAG TCTCAAGAGTCGTGAATATATATGGGcctcaaacaagaactgaaagtgaAGGGGAAGCTGCCCAAAAACCTAATACCATGACACAAAACTGTGGTAACCCAGCTATTGAAGAGAGGCTTCAAAATATGGAAACTCATTTGAAGCTTTCGGCAG GTGGTCCAGTTCCAATGGATGTTTACCAAGA TCAAAAACTTGAAGATAGAATTCTTCATTTGGAAGGTCTTTCTCCAGAATATTTTCAACATGTG AATTTTCCAAGCAAAAGGCGTAAAGTTCAAGAAACGGTGcag GGCTACAGCCTAATAGAAATTGATGAGAAGATtaatgcattgaaggcagtgctaCTGCAGAAAGCAGGTGATCAACCTCTGTCAATAGAGGCAAACAAGATGTCTATTTAA